tttcgttcacttctcatctctagtatgttgtgggacactcgttgagactatctgagccggtcagtgtggggaaaaaagcacgttagggcggactttgacgcgggggggcaagttgcgccaaacttttcactagctgagctgctaagctgcctgcctggctaaatactggagctatgtctattcatttctccatcactcacatgtatgaaatgacatatgaaaacagaccccaggttgaaaaaaaccgaagttcccctttaactggTCCTTTCCATTCTAGCTTTTGAGACAAATCATATGACTGTTACCCTGTTCACTATTCTTTCCACAATTACAGAACAGAACCATTTAGGATACTTACTGGGTGGCTTGTTGGCAGCTAGGTTTTTGAAATGGATGCCCTTGATGACTTCCACAGAGAGACGTCCTGTTGTGGCGTTGTACACCAGGCCCACGAGGATCTCTGGTGTGGAagtctgactgactgactggaaTGATGAGGCGCTTTCACTGCATGTCATGTCTGAGAGGCTGACCTGGGATTCACCGCCCTAAAAATGGTAGCAGACATTCACAAAATTCTAACGCAATATCAATAATTCATCatgttaaatgaaatatttatgatTATCAGTTCTTATCACCACTTCAGCTTTTCTTGCTATAAATAATGTTTCCAAAACCTATAACACAAATGAATTATAATTCTGATGACGGTGTCTTATGGCCCCTCCCATAGCTGCTGTTGCTACCCCAGGCAAGCTTTCACAGAGTGTGAATGTTAGAATAATGATTtcaatttcaaaattaaacattttcagtAACTTATCACTGTTGAAACAAGCAGCGATTTTCCCATCtgcacagtttaatcagttaggtagctagctagctagtttGCTCCATGAGTTAGATAAAAACGATGAGTCTTGTTCTTTCGCCATTAATTTGTGTGTCTCCTCAGCTTAAGGTGAATCCAAACTAATACCTAACACCAACCAGTTGTTTTCTGCAATGCTTCCACAACCAGATCAAACCGCAGTCAAGAATCACAGCACTACAATCTAATGTAATCCCAAACCTGCCATGGAGGTAAACCATATGGAAAATACTATTAGCATAAGAGACTTCGACTAAAGACCTGCGTCCAAACACAGagaaatacaatacaatacaataactttactaatccccgaagggaaattcaatactATAATACTGCAGCAGATTAGCCTGCTGTAACCTTTAAAACTAGTCAGGCTGCAACTAACAGTTGTTTCCATTAtcaattttaagcattttttgcAATTAATCAGTTAGGTGTTTAGTCTATAGaacatcagaaaatggtgaTCAGTTTTTCACAGAATCCAAATGACGTTTTCATGTCctcaacccaaagatattcagttcacTGTCATAGAGGAACAATGAaaccagaattttttttaatctaagaagctttagaaaagaaaaaaattacgtTTTTTCCAACCAAAATTACTCATACAAATTAATCAATTTCCAAAACAGTTGGTGATTAATTTACTAGCTGACAACTAATTTAATAATAGTTGCCGCTCTAAAAAATAAAGTCTGCATTTAGCaaagcatgctaacatttgcagCATATGTTAGAGGAGATACTATACACAGAATCTATCCCTTATActtctgcagctgtgtttttggttttagaAAGCctttacataaaaaaatactatactatacaaatacaaaaacaaaactttaaccATTTCCACTCTGGATCTTTCTGTAGTTTAGTTGTGTATTCTGGCAAAGCCAGTATCTCAACAGTGCTGTGCCAGTGCTGAAGAATAGTGTGTCTACGCCTCTTCATCATTCTGCTATTTGGGAAAAATGCTTCTTGGAATGTCTTTAAATGAAGTGCAATAATCTCAGGCAGTGCTAAGCCCGGGATGCAGCAACAGTGCCCCAGCGGGATACTGTcagggaattgttttggtgtAAGACTGATGGCAGGGAGGTGAGCACtgtaattaaaatgaacaaatcacTGAAAGAACTAAGCAGGGTTGTGTTATTGTACCATCACATCTCATTTTCAGCATGTAGCTTGCTGCTCCTATTATGAAAATAGTAACATGCAGATAGTGGAAGTGGAAAGGAAAGATACATACATAGTGCACAGCAGAAATTTGAGACTTGTGCATATGGTTTACATCCAGTGAGTAAGACTGTCGGTGGTGGTGCTCAGAATGAAGAGGTTGCCTAGTATAAAATTGAGTTTTGCAGAGTTTCAGTTAATAATTTTGAGAATAGGTTCAGCATGTATAGATCAGTTAGATGTTATTTAGTCTctgatttacagttttatctaggcacaagcaaaaaaaaaagaagtaaagatTTTCTGATTTGACTTCTTGTCTTGGTGATTGGGAAAAGGAGACTTGCTGTATTTCCAATTTCCGTAAGTGACTCTGATCCACAAACACTAAACAATGTAGCAGTTGTTATTGACTGAATTTAGGGGTGTTTTACaggcagaatttttttttaaatagccaAAGGCTGAAATGCTGGGTATCAAGTAGTACATCCCCCTACACAACACTAAAACATCTGGAGATATCCAAGACATACTTGTAGCACTTAAGGTAACTGACACTAAGTGATCGGCAGAGGCGtctatcaaaaacaaaaattggtTCAACTGGATGTCTGCATCCATGCATAATTAATTAAGCAATTCCCAGATAGTTCATACTTAGTTTTCCCCACCAattgttgtccaaaaaaacattgtaaaaaactaaaaaggcAAGTAAACTAATATATGAATACGTTAATGCACCCTTGTGGTTTAAGATACGCCTTAACAAGCTGCCTTTTCAAGGCTTCTTTTTTCGTTGTAGTCTTGACATGCATTTAGATTGATGCAACTTTAAAATGCGGCAATAGAAAAAACAAGTAATTCAATCATTGTTTATTGTCTGATATAAGATAGAGGTAGTGTCATCTATCCCTGAAACACAATAAACCAATACGAAAAACAAAAGTAACTGGTTTCCAAAAAAGATCTTTATATTCTTTGAAGCTCTGAAAAATATGAcctcattctgaaaatgttatcCAATCAGGAGAAAGATCAATCAATAGCGAGGAGCAATTAGTGAGGTGTTGAGCGAGTGCTTGAAAGTGAACACCTGCTTTGATCCTCCTTACCGGGAGCACACAGCATGGGTCTAATATGACCGGCACAGACATTTTGCCCTGAAGGTTGAGCTTGGTGAGGTAGAACACCTTTTCCCCGAGCACCTTCTCCTTCTTCATCCGTCGCATACTGTAAAGGCGGAATCGGATGGCGTAATTACTGATCATCTCTGACTCCACATGGCTAAAGTGAAAGGTCTCCGTGAAGATGGGGCAGGGGCCTCTCTGGATGCCTGTCTTCGCCCTCTGCTTCTTGGTGGGCAGGAGCACCAGGTGGACTTGCCAGGAGATGTTACCCGTGCGCTTGAGGGCAGGAAGGTCTGTTACCGCCATGATGGTCAGAGccagctgctgctcctctgagTCGTAGTCAAACACAATGTCCAGGGTGCCATATTTTGCAACAGGATCTGGTTCATAACCTTTAGGAAGCTGTGCCGCTGAACCACGAGCTGACATGTCCTAAAGAAACCAGTGGGATGTTTAATGGGCAATAAAAACCTCCAtgtacattttcagtcatttaatgtGTCAGTGGTGTTTACCTCTGGGCTGAGGACAGCTGTACTGTCGCTGGGTACATCCTCCTCGTAGCCCTTGTTGAGGTAACTCTCAGTTTCATGGCCATCACTGCCCTCACTGGGACACTTGCCAAAGGAAAGGTGGGGACTGCCACTGGTCTGGGACAGATCACACTTGGCGTCACCAAGATCTGATAGAGTGCAGGACATCCTCGGAGAGCCATTCTCATCCTGATATGGCGGTGGCTGAAGCTCATCCAGTGGTGGAGTTCGTCTCATCCGCTGGATGCAGTTGGCTGGATGGAGAGAAATGCCCACAGTAAGATACAGACACATTACTGTGCATCATATCATTTGAACTACTAGAGAAAGTCTATTACAGATTAGTGCAATGTCAGACTTCTGTAGCAGCTGGTGAAATTAAAAGATAAAGCTGCTTATATTCTATATTCTTGTCAGCGTcaacaaatgcataaaaaacaacagtgcACTGAACACCTCTCAGCAGCTTCTGACTACCCAGCTTGCCAGTGGTTCTCAGTCTATTTGTACTTGcgtaaatctttaaaaacaggTTCTCAAATATATgctttaaagatttttgttgGCCTTTTTCCAGcggtgagagagagacaggaaagtggggagaAGAACCTGCACCAAAGTGCCATGAGCTGGATTCGAACCTAGAACTGTTGCGATAGGAACTGTAGGGACTCCCATGCATGCACTTGGTGAGGACTGTTTTCAGCCACAGATTTGGCAAGATTGTGAgcattttcagcagcagggcaATGTGTGCAGGACTGACTCTACCTGGATGGCCATAATCAAGATAacaaatggtctgtatttatatagcactttactatacctgaaagatacccaaagcactttacaagatacgtcacattcacccattcacacactgatggcggaagctgccatgcaaggcgctaaccacgacccaggAGCAATCAGGGGGTCGGTGttttgctcagggacaccttgacatgagctctCTGGACCAatgatcgaaccggcaaccttccagttacaggacggccactctacccactgagccatgccgccccaacAAAGGAAACATGCCCCCTTAGTGTGGCTCAAACATGCTTCAGATACCTGATGAGGCAACAATGCACCTTTTTGACGCATCAAAGG
This is a stretch of genomic DNA from Acanthochromis polyacanthus isolate Apoly-LR-REF ecotype Palm Island chromosome 1, KAUST_Apoly_ChrSc, whole genome shotgun sequence. It encodes these proteins:
- the syt14a gene encoding synaptotagmin-14 isoform X3; translated protein: MAIDVSPEVLGFLTAIGLFIILMTFLFWYLNNKLALENPGSLQCLDDFRKNTELQDKAYADADLQGSSSDSEDELMGQYQEAVSRSQGLRGGAKAASNAKHTGGFSWESRQKYSPLTADYDGYSSEASADDANCIQRMRRTPPLDELQPPPYQDENGSPRMSCTLSDLGDAKCDLSQTSGSPHLSFGKCPSEGSDGHETESYLNKGYEEDVPSDSTAVLSPEDMSARGSAAQLPKGYEPDPVAKYGTLDIVFDYDSEEQQLALTIMAVTDLPALKRTGNISWQVHLVLLPTKKQRAKTGIQRGPCPIFTETFHFSHVESEMISNYAIRFRLYSMRRMKKEKVLGEKVFYLTKLNLQGKMSVPVILDPCCVLPGGESQVSLSDMTCSESASSFQSVSQTSTPEILVGLVYNATTGRLSVEVIKGIHFKNLAANKPPTVQPLLSDGLFCCLKHLIGGQVYIIRDTYVKLTLLNSMGHEMSKCKTSICRGQPNPTYKETFVFQVALFQLSDVTLILSVYNKRSMKRKEMIGWISLGLNSSGEEELTHWTQMKESKGQQVCRWHSLLES
- the syt14a gene encoding synaptotagmin-14 isoform X6, with the translated sequence MAIDGGERNCGVHELICVRKVSPEVLGFLTAIGLFIILMTFLFWYLNNKLALENPGSLQCLDDFRKNTELQDKAYADADLQGSSSDSEDELMGQYQEAVSRSQGLRGGAKAASNAKHTGGFSWESRQKYSPLTADYDGYSSEASADDANCIQRMRRTPPLDELQPPPYQDENGSPRMSCTLSDLGDAKCDLSQTSGSPHLSFGKCPSEGSDGHETESYLNKGYEEDVPSDSTAVLSPEDMSARGSAAQLPKGYEPDPVAKYGTLDIVFDYDSEEQQLALTIMAVTDLPALKRTGNISWQVHLVLLPTKKQRAKTGIQRGPCPIFTETFHFSHVESEMISNYAIRFRLYSMRRMKKEKVLGEKVFYLTKLNLQGKMSVPVILDPCCVLPGGESQVSLSDMTCSESASSFQSVSQTSTPEILVGLVYNATTGRLSVEVIKGIHFKNLAANKPPIVRRAVLLSKTLDRWTGLYYQRYLC
- the syt14a gene encoding synaptotagmin-14 isoform X5, with the translated sequence MAIDGGERNCGVHELICVRKVSPEVLGFLTAIGLFIILMTFLFWYLNNKLALENPGSLQCLDDFRKNTELQDKAYADADLQGSSSDSEDELMGQYQEAVSRSQGLRGGAKAASNAKHTGGFSWESRQKYSPLTADYDGYSSEASADDANCIQRMRRTPPLDELQPPPYQDENGSPRMSCTLSDLGDAKCDLSQTSGSPHLSFGKCPSEGSDGHETESYLNKGYEEDVPSDSTAVLSPEDMSARGSAAQLPKGYEPDPVAKYGTLDIVFDYDSEEQQLALTIMAVTDLPALKRTGNISWQVHLVLLPTKKQRAKTGIQRGPCPIFTETFHFSHVESEMISNYAIRFRLYSMRRMKKEKVLGEKVFYLTKLNLQGKMSVPVILDPCCVLPGGESQVSLSDMTCSESASSFQSVSQTSTPEILVGLVYNATTGRLSVEVIKGIHFKNLAANKPPTVQPLLSDGLFCCLKHLIGGQVYIIRGFNE
- the syt14a gene encoding synaptotagmin-14 isoform X4 encodes the protein MAIDGGERNCGVHELICVRKVSPEVLGFLTAIGLFIILMTFLFWYLNNKLALENPGSLQCLDDFRKNTELQDKAYADADLQGSSSDSEDELMGQYQEAVSRSQGLRGGAKAASNAKHTGGFSWESRQKYSPLTADYDGYSSEASADDANCIQRMRRTPPLDELQPPPYQDENGSPRMSCTLSDLGDAKCDLSQTSGSPHLSFGKCPSEGSDGHETESYLNKGYEEDVPSDSTAVLSPEDMSARGSAAQLPKGYEPDPVAKYGTLDIVFDYDSEEQQLALTIMAVTDLPALKRTGNISWQVHLVLLPTKKQRAKTGIQRGPCPIFTETFHFSHVESEMISNYAIRFRLYSMRRMKKEKVLGEKVFYLTKLNLQGKMSVPVILDPCCVLPGGESQVSLSDMTCSESASSFQSVSQTSTPEILVGLVYNATTGRLSVEVIKGIHFKNLAANKPPIVRRAVLLSKTLDRWTGLYYQRVQRMRLIRNAVLLEYVLTSDKIQGNRLRN
- the syt14a gene encoding synaptotagmin-14 isoform X7 — protein: MAIDGGERNCGVHELICVRKVSPEVLGFLTAIGLFIILMTFLFWYLNNKLALENPGSLQCLDDFRKNTELQDKAYADADLQGSSSDSEDELMGQYQEAVSRSQGLRGGAKAASNAKHTGGFSWESRQKYSPLTADYDGYSSEASADDANCIQRMRRTPPLDELQPPPYQDENGSPRMSCTLSDLGDAKCDLSQTSGSPHLSFGKCPSEGSDGHETESYLNKGYEEDVPSDSTAVLSPEDMSARGSAAQLPKGYEPDPVAKYGTLDIVFDYDSEEQQLALTIMAVTDLPALKRTGNISWQVHLVLLPTKKQRAKTGIQRGPCPIFTETFHFSHVESEMISNYAIRFRLYSMRRMKKEKVLGEKVFYLTKLNLQGKMSVPVILDPCCVLPGGESQVSLSDMTCSESASSFQSVSQTSTPEILVGLVYNATTGRLSVEVIKGIHFKNLAANKPPNGLFCCLKHLIGGQVYIIRGFNE
- the syt14a gene encoding synaptotagmin-14 isoform X1, producing MAIDGGERNCGVHELICVRKVSPEVLGFLTAIGLFIILMTFLFWYLNNKLALENPGSLQCLDDFRKNTELQDKAYADADLQGSSSDSEDELMGQYQEAVSRSQGLRGGAKAASNAKHTGGFSWESRQKYSPLTADYDGYSSEASADDANCIQRMRRTPPLDELQPPPYQDENGSPRMSCTLSDLGDAKCDLSQTSGSPHLSFGKCPSEGSDGHETESYLNKGYEEDVPSDSTAVLSPEDMSARGSAAQLPKGYEPDPVAKYGTLDIVFDYDSEEQQLALTIMAVTDLPALKRTGNISWQVHLVLLPTKKQRAKTGIQRGPCPIFTETFHFSHVESEMISNYAIRFRLYSMRRMKKEKVLGEKVFYLTKLNLQGKMSVPVILDPCCVLPGGESQVSLSDMTCSESASSFQSVSQTSTPEILVGLVYNATTGRLSVEVIKGIHFKNLAANKPPTVQPLLSDGLFCCLKHLIGGQVYIIRDTYVKLTLLNSMGHEMSKCKTSICRGQPNPTYKETFVFQVALFQLSDVTLILSVYNKRSMKRKEMIGWISLGLNSSGEEELTHWTQMKESKGQQVCRWHSLLES
- the syt14a gene encoding synaptotagmin-14 isoform X2 encodes the protein MAIDGGERNCGVHELICVRKVSPEVLGFLTAIGLFIILMTFLFWYLNNKLALENPGSLQCLDDFRKNTELQDKAYADADLQGSSSDSEDELMGQYQEAVSRSQGLRGGAKAASNAKHTGGFSWESRQKYSPLTADYDGYSSEASADDANCIQRMRRTPPLDELQPPPYQDENGSPRMSCTLSDLGDAKCDLSQTSGSPHLSFGKCPSEGSDGHETESYLNKGYEEDVPSDSTAVLSPEDMSARGSAAQLPKGYEPDPVAKYGTLDIVFDYDSEEQQLALTIMAVTDLPALKRTGNISWQVHLVLLPTKKQRAKTGIQRGPCPIFTETFHFSHVESEMISNYAIRFRLYSMRRMKKEKVLGEKVFYLTKLNLQGKMSVPVILDPCCVLPGGESQVSLSDMTCSESASSFQSVSQTSTPEILVGLVYNATTGRLSVEVIKGIHFKNLAANKPPNGLFCCLKHLIGGQVYIIRDTYVKLTLLNSMGHEMSKCKTSICRGQPNPTYKETFVFQVALFQLSDVTLILSVYNKRSMKRKEMIGWISLGLNSSGEEELTHWTQMKESKGQQVCRWHSLLES